One window from the genome of Paracoccus zhejiangensis encodes:
- a CDS encoding EamA family transporter gives MSLLSVSLVLLAALMHASWNALVKAVDDRAGVLAAVSGVHALTGLALIALAPAPLPASWPMIATSASLHYGYYLLLFRSYSIGDLSQVYPISRGIAPALVAVSAAVLIGETLPPAGWLGVVLVSLGVGILALRRGAGPAPRGGVTYAIGLGILIAAYSVADGLGVRVSGSVLGYIGWLFLLEFPVPLAIALARHRGGGAIPLRVLSLGAGAGVLAVSAYAIVLYINLLEPLGAVSAVRESSVVFAALIGIFLFGERPVIGRLIAATVVAAGVITLAVS, from the coding sequence ATGAGCCTTCTTTCGGTATCGCTGGTCCTTCTGGCCGCTCTGATGCACGCAAGTTGGAACGCGCTGGTCAAGGCGGTGGACGACCGCGCCGGGGTATTGGCGGCGGTGTCGGGGGTCCATGCGCTGACCGGGCTGGCACTGATCGCGCTGGCGCCTGCGCCCCTGCCGGCAAGCTGGCCGATGATCGCGACCTCGGCGTCGCTGCATTACGGCTATTACCTGCTGCTGTTCCGGTCCTATTCCATCGGGGACCTGAGCCAAGTCTATCCGATCTCGCGCGGGATCGCCCCGGCTCTGGTCGCGGTTTCGGCGGCGGTTCTGATCGGCGAGACGCTGCCGCCCGCCGGATGGCTGGGGGTGGTTCTGGTCTCGCTGGGGGTGGGCATTCTGGCGCTGCGCCGGGGTGCGGGGCCGGCGCCGCGCGGTGGCGTGACCTATGCCATCGGCCTTGGCATCCTGATCGCTGCCTATTCGGTCGCCGACGGTCTTGGCGTGCGGGTCTCCGGCAGCGTCCTTGGCTATATCGGCTGGCTGTTCCTGCTGGAATTTCCGGTGCCGCTGGCCATCGCGCTCGCGCGTCACCGGGGCGGCGGCGCGATCCCCCTGCGCGTGCTGTCACTAGGGGCCGGCGCCGGAGTCCTGGCCGTCTCTGCCTATGCAATCGTCTTGTATATCAACCTCTTGGAGCCGCTTGGCGCGGTCTCGGCCGTGCGCGAATCAAGCGTCGTGTTCGCTGCCCTGATCGGCATCTTCCTGTTCGGGGAACGCCCGGTGATTGGCCGCCTGATCGCCGCGACGGTTGTGGCGGCAGGGGTCATCACACTCGCGGTCAGCTGA
- the phnY gene encoding phosphonoacetaldehyde dehydrogenase, whose amino-acid sequence MLDKSPPIALRHEAMRIAGRKVQTKDRVPVHYPWSGEVIGTVPAGTAEHAREAFAIAAAYRPTLTRYERQKILLNVAQIINDRKTELAPIITAELGISLADALYECGRAYDVYTLAGQICILDDGEIFSCDLTPHGKSRKIFTLREPLRAISAITPFNHPLNMVSHKIAPAIATNNCIVVKPTELTPLTALWLADAIYEAGLPPEMLSVLTGWPQDIGDEMITNADFDLITFTGGVPVGKMIAAKAVYKRQVLELGGNDPLIILNDLSDADLAKAADLAVAGATKNSGQRCTAVKRILVQESVADRFVPLVLERAKRLRFGDPMDPATELGCVVHDRAAETFERRVLDAEAQGAKILYHPGRQGALLPPIVVDHVNHESELVMDETFGPVIPIVRVPDDDTEVMRISNSTPFGLSSGVCTNDYRRMQAFISGLVVGTVNIWEVPGYRIEMSPFGGIKDSGNGYKEGVIEAMKSFTNVKTFSLPWG is encoded by the coding sequence ATGCTGGACAAATCCCCTCCCATCGCCCTGCGGCACGAAGCCATGCGCATCGCCGGGCGCAAGGTCCAGACCAAGGACCGCGTTCCGGTGCATTACCCCTGGTCGGGCGAGGTGATCGGCACCGTGCCCGCCGGAACGGCCGAACACGCGCGCGAGGCCTTTGCCATCGCCGCCGCCTATCGCCCGACGCTGACCCGCTACGAGCGGCAGAAGATCCTGCTAAACGTGGCGCAGATCATCAACGACCGAAAGACCGAGCTTGCGCCGATCATCACCGCGGAACTGGGTATCTCGCTGGCCGATGCCCTGTATGAATGCGGCCGGGCCTATGATGTCTATACGCTGGCCGGGCAGATATGCATTCTCGACGATGGCGAGATCTTTTCCTGCGACCTGACCCCGCATGGCAAAAGCCGCAAGATCTTCACCCTGCGCGAACCCTTGCGGGCGATCTCGGCCATCACCCCCTTCAACCACCCGCTGAACATGGTCAGCCACAAGATCGCGCCGGCCATCGCCACGAATAATTGCATCGTGGTGAAGCCGACCGAACTGACGCCGCTGACCGCATTGTGGCTGGCCGATGCCATCTACGAGGCCGGGTTGCCGCCCGAGATGCTGTCGGTGCTGACCGGCTGGCCGCAGGATATCGGCGACGAGATGATCACCAATGCCGATTTCGACCTCATCACCTTCACCGGCGGCGTGCCGGTGGGCAAGATGATCGCGGCCAAGGCGGTCTACAAGCGGCAGGTGCTGGAACTGGGCGGCAATGACCCGCTGATCATCCTGAACGATCTGTCGGATGCCGATCTGGCCAAGGCCGCCGATCTGGCCGTGGCCGGGGCGACCAAGAATTCGGGCCAACGCTGCACCGCGGTCAAGCGCATCCTGGTGCAGGAGAGCGTCGCCGACCGTTTCGTGCCGTTGGTGCTGGAGCGGGCCAAGAGGCTGCGCTTTGGCGACCCGATGGACCCGGCGACGGAACTCGGCTGCGTCGTCCACGACCGCGCCGCCGAGACCTTCGAGCGCCGCGTGCTCGACGCCGAGGCGCAGGGGGCGAAGATCCTCTATCACCCGGGCCGGCAGGGCGCGCTGCTGCCGCCCATTGTGGTCGATCATGTAAACCATGAAAGCGAACTGGTGATGGACGAGACCTTTGGTCCGGTCATCCCCATCGTTCGCGTGCCCGATGACGATACCGAGGTCATGCGCATCTCGAACTCGACGCCCTTCGGCCTGTCCTCGGGGGTCTGCACCAATGACTACCGGCGGATGCAGGCTTTCATCTCGGGTCTGGTGGTGGGCACGGTGAACATCTGGGAAGTGCCCGGCTATCGCATCGAAATGTCGCCATTCGGCGGCATCAAGGACAGCGGCAACGGCTATAAGGAAGGCGTGATCGAGGCGATGAAAAGCTTCACCAACGTCAAGACGTTCTCTCTGCCCTGGGGGTGA
- the phnA gene encoding phosphonoacetate hydrolase: protein MNAHSRAPVLANDRAYPWPKVPAIAICLDGCEPAYLEVAIEKGLMPTLKRMRETGTDRLAHSVIPSFTNPNNLSIATGRPPAVHGICGNYLYERETGKEVMMNDVRFLRAPTVFSRFYEAGARVAVVTAKDKLRALLGAGLRFDEDRAICFSSEKSDTATVAENGIDNASAWLGRPVPEVYSADLSEFVFAAGVRLLAEWKPDVMYLTTTDYVQHKYAPEDAEAQSFYRMFDSYLAQLDALGAAIVVTADHGMKPKHLADGSPAVIYVQDKLDAMLGKDKARVILPITDPYVVHHGALGSFATAYLPEGVDQAAVIAELSAIPGMTLVVDKAEAVERFELPDDRIGDLVMISGENMTLGTSAHRHDLAALKEPLRSHGGLTEQVVPFIVNRPIDLPSAPVLRNFDAFLYACVAAAV from the coding sequence ATGAACGCCCATTCCCGCGCCCCGGTCCTCGCCAATGACCGCGCCTATCCCTGGCCCAAGGTCCCGGCCATCGCCATCTGCCTCGACGGCTGCGAACCCGCCTATCTCGAGGTCGCCATCGAAAAGGGGCTGATGCCCACGCTGAAGCGGATGCGCGAGACCGGCACCGACCGGCTGGCCCATTCGGTGATCCCCTCCTTCACCAATCCCAACAACCTGTCCATCGCGACCGGGCGCCCGCCCGCCGTCCACGGCATCTGCGGCAACTACCTCTACGAGCGCGAAACCGGCAAGGAAGTGATGATGAACGATGTGCGCTTCCTGCGCGCACCGACCGTATTCAGCCGCTTCTACGAGGCCGGCGCGCGCGTGGCCGTCGTCACCGCCAAGGACAAGCTGCGCGCCCTGCTGGGGGCCGGGCTGCGCTTTGACGAGGATCGGGCGATCTGCTTCTCATCCGAGAAATCCGATACCGCCACCGTCGCCGAGAACGGCATCGACAATGCCAGCGCCTGGCTGGGTCGCCCCGTCCCCGAGGTCTATTCGGCCGATCTGTCGGAATTCGTCTTTGCCGCCGGGGTCCGGCTTTTGGCCGAGTGGAAGCCGGACGTGATGTATCTGACCACGACCGATTACGTGCAGCACAAATACGCCCCCGAGGATGCCGAGGCGCAAAGCTTCTACAGGATGTTCGACAGCTATCTGGCGCAGCTTGACGCGCTTGGCGCGGCGATCGTGGTGACGGCCGATCACGGTATGAAACCCAAGCATCTGGCCGATGGCAGCCCCGCCGTGATCTATGTGCAGGACAAGCTTGATGCGATGCTGGGCAAGGACAAGGCGCGGGTGATCCTGCCGATCACCGATCCCTATGTTGTCCATCACGGCGCGCTAGGTTCCTTTGCCACCGCCTATCTGCCCGAGGGTGTCGATCAGGCGGCGGTCATCGCCGAGCTGTCGGCCATCCCCGGCATGACGCTGGTGGTGGACAAGGCCGAGGCGGTGGAACGCTTCGAACTGCCCGATGACCGGATCGGCGATCTGGTGATGATCTCGGGCGAGAACATGACCCTTGGCACCAGCGCCCACCGCCACGACCTTGCCGCGCTGAAGGAACCCTTGCGCAGCCATGGCGGGCTGACCGAGCAGGTGGTGCCCTTTATCGTCAACCGTCCGATCGACTTGCCCTCGGCGCCGGTGCTGCGCAACTTCGATGCCTTCCTTTATGCCTGTGTGGCGGCGGCGGTGTGA
- a CDS encoding 2-aminoethylphosphonate--pyruvate transaminase, with protein MTTADAAFPDPQMGEPFLLTPGPLTTAFSVKQAMLRDWGSWDADFRAMTRSLCDQLVALAGDTAGEFVCVPMQGSGSFSVEAMLGTMVPKGGKALVLANGAYGLRAAETLRVMGRAYTLIDKGDYLPPRGDEVGRALDDDPAITHVIAIHCETSSGILNPVAEIAEAVAARGRSLLIDSMSAFGAVELDVNQIRYDAMVSSANKCIEGVPGFGFVIARRSALEPAKGNAHSLSLDVHAQWQGLVKSGQWRFTPPTHVVAAFLEALRLHAEEGGVPARGARYTQNRDVMVAGMRELGFETLLADRWLSPIIVTFFNPAHPNFDFSRFYELMKAKGFIIYPGKLTVVDSFRVGCIGRMDAEIMRRVVRAAGESLTEMGVDNAAPPAAAIAERAKLAA; from the coding sequence ATGACCACCGCCGATGCCGCCTTCCCCGATCCGCAGATGGGAGAGCCGTTTCTGCTGACACCGGGGCCACTGACCACCGCCTTTAGCGTGAAGCAGGCGATGCTGCGGGACTGGGGCTCCTGGGACGCCGATTTCCGCGCCATGACCCGCTCGCTCTGCGATCAGCTGGTGGCGCTGGCCGGAGATACCGCCGGCGAGTTTGTCTGCGTGCCGATGCAGGGCTCGGGTTCCTTCTCGGTCGAGGCGATGCTGGGCACGATGGTGCCGAAGGGCGGCAAGGCGCTGGTGCTGGCCAATGGCGCCTACGGGCTGCGCGCGGCAGAGACGCTGCGGGTGATGGGCCGGGCCTATACGCTGATCGACAAGGGCGACTACCTGCCCCCGCGCGGTGACGAGGTGGGCCGCGCGCTGGACGACGATCCGGCGATCACCCATGTCATCGCCATCCATTGCGAAACCTCTTCAGGCATCCTGAACCCGGTGGCCGAAATCGCCGAGGCAGTCGCGGCGCGCGGTCGCAGCCTGCTGATCGACTCGATGAGTGCCTTTGGCGCGGTCGAACTGGACGTGAACCAGATCCGCTATGACGCGATGGTCTCCTCGGCCAACAAATGCATCGAGGGCGTGCCGGGCTTTGGCTTCGTCATTGCCCGCAGATCGGCACTCGAGCCGGCCAAGGGCAATGCCCATTCCCTCAGCCTCGACGTTCACGCGCAATGGCAGGGGCTTGTGAAGTCCGGCCAGTGGCGCTTTACGCCGCCCACCCATGTGGTCGCGGCCTTCCTCGAGGCGCTGCGCCTTCACGCCGAAGAAGGTGGCGTGCCCGCCCGTGGTGCCCGCTATACGCAGAACCGCGATGTGATGGTGGCGGGGATGCGCGAACTGGGTTTTGAAACCCTGCTGGCCGATCGCTGGCTGTCGCCGATCATCGTCACCTTCTTCAACCCGGCGCATCCGAACTTTGATTTCTCGCGCTTCTACGAGCTGATGAAGGCCAAGGGCTTCATCATCTATCCGGGCAAGCTGACGGTGGTGGACAGTTTCCGCGTCGGCTGCATCGGCCGCATGGATGCCGAGATCATGCGCCGGGTGGTTCGCGCTGCCGGCGAAAGCCTGACCGAGATGGGTGTGGACAATGCCGCGCCCCCCGCCGCCGCCATTGCCGAGCGCGCCAAGCTGGCCGCCTGA
- a CDS encoding Na/Pi cotransporter family protein produces the protein MHPFLILLHLAAAVMLLLWAVRMVRTGVERAWGVSLRRSLRQARGGTAGIAAAGMVLAVVLQSSTAVGVLAVGFAASGILGVTAGIAAMLGADLGSALVVKILSFDLSELIPVLLLAGATMFLKFESRQIRQIGRILLGIAFILLSLRMVGEATEPLRDSAALPQLVAYLRGDPLTAFALAALLAWGLHSSVAALLLFANFAASGLLPVEAAAPMVLGANLGGALIAAWLTRGAALPERRIPMGNLIFRGLGAVIALILLQIMPQPLHHLGGSAGVQLVNFHVLFNAALVIIALPLAGAMGRLTLRLWPTPDTPGEAAAYRSALDPFALSQPRLALASVRRELLHMAEAVEAMLRPVADLLEGGDSKRIAQLRAMDDEVNQRHTDIKLFIARMNRANLTDEEARRGLELTGMAIDFEAIGDIIAKNLLAQADEKVGRQLRFSAEGWEELSRMHARVLANMQLALHVMVSGDLPTARQLVAEKSVLRRLERESHDRHLMRLRSGQTDSVETSDLHLEVVRSLKEINSLLVKVAYPILTENGDLLESRLQMMLHQ, from the coding sequence ATGCATCCCTTTCTGATCCTGCTTCACCTTGCCGCCGCGGTGATGCTGCTGCTCTGGGCGGTCCGCATGGTCCGCACCGGGGTTGAACGCGCCTGGGGGGTATCATTGCGTCGCAGCCTGCGGCAGGCGCGGGGCGGCACGGCCGGGATCGCGGCGGCGGGGATGGTGCTCGCAGTGGTGCTGCAAAGCTCGACCGCGGTGGGGGTGCTGGCGGTGGGCTTTGCCGCCTCGGGAATCCTCGGGGTGACGGCGGGCATCGCGGCGATGCTGGGGGCCGATTTGGGGTCCGCGCTGGTGGTCAAGATCCTGTCCTTCGACCTGTCCGAACTGATCCCGGTGCTGCTGCTGGCCGGCGCGACCATGTTCCTGAAATTCGAGAGCCGGCAGATCCGCCAGATCGGGCGCATTCTGCTGGGGATCGCCTTCATCCTTCTGTCGCTCAGGATGGTGGGCGAGGCGACCGAACCACTGCGTGACAGCGCCGCCCTGCCGCAGCTTGTCGCCTATCTTCGCGGCGATCCGCTGACCGCCTTCGCGCTGGCGGCGCTGCTGGCCTGGGGGCTGCATTCCTCGGTCGCGGCGCTCTTGCTGTTCGCCAATTTCGCCGCCAGTGGGCTCTTGCCGGTCGAGGCGGCGGCGCCGATGGTGCTGGGCGCCAACCTGGGCGGCGCGCTGATCGCGGCATGGCTGACGCGGGGGGCCGCCCTGCCCGAGCGGCGGATTCCGATGGGCAACCTGATCTTCCGCGGGCTTGGCGCGGTTATCGCGCTGATCCTGCTGCAGATCATGCCGCAACCCCTGCACCATCTGGGGGGGAGTGCCGGGGTGCAGCTGGTCAATTTCCATGTGCTCTTCAATGCCGCGCTGGTGATCATTGCCCTGCCCCTTGCCGGGGCGATGGGCCGGCTGACCCTGCGGCTCTGGCCGACGCCCGACACGCCGGGCGAAGCCGCCGCCTATCGCAGCGCGCTGGACCCTTTCGCGCTGTCGCAGCCGCGACTGGCGCTGGCCAGCGTGCGGCGCGAGTTGCTGCACATGGCCGAGGCGGTCGAGGCGATGCTGCGCCCGGTCGCCGATCTGCTCGAGGGCGGCGACAGCAAGCGGATCGCACAGCTGCGCGCGATGGATGACGAGGTGAACCAGCGCCATACCGACATCAAGCTATTCATCGCACGGATGAACCGCGCCAACCTGACCGATGAAGAGGCGCGGCGGGGGCTTGAACTGACCGGCATGGCCATCGATTTCGAGGCGATCGGCGATATCATTGCCAAGAACCTGCTGGCACAGGCCGATGAGAAGGTCGGCCGGCAATTGCGCTTCTCGGCCGAGGGCTGGGAGGAGCTGTCGCGTATGCATGCCCGGGTGCTGGCCAACATGCAGCTGGCCCTGCATGTGATGGTCAGCGGCGACCTGCCCACCGCGCGGCAGCTGGTGGCCGAGAAATCCGTCCTGCGCCGGTTGGAGCGCGAGAGCCACGACCGGCATCTGATGCGCCTGCGCAGCGGCCAGACCGACAGTGTCGAGACCAGCGACCTGCACCTGGAAGTGGTCCGGTCGCTGAAGGAAATCAATTCCCTGCTGGTCAAGGTCGCCTATCCGATCCTGACCGAAAATGGCGACCTGCTGGAGTCGCGCCTGCAGATGATGCTTCATCAGTAA
- a CDS encoding LysR substrate-binding domain-containing protein gives MRYVQLRAFHYVATCGGFSRAAEELLLTQPAISDQVRKLEEEYDVLLFNRMRKQVTLTSAGESLLQITRRLFDCEQQALDLLSESRALQSGHLRVIADSAHHLLHILAQFRKRYPGVRISVHAGNTQTVVSSLYNYEADLGILGEMPTLKSFDCQLLSSSPIIGFVARGHPLAEVGQLRLDQLPGHPLVLRERGSKTRTKLEVAAQACGVELQPTVEAEGREAVREIVASGVGIGFVSLAEFSEDKRLVPITLTPEEDLIMDEALICLQERRNSKLVHAFFDIARRSI, from the coding sequence ATGCGCTATGTTCAACTGCGGGCCTTCCACTATGTCGCCACCTGCGGCGGCTTCTCGCGGGCGGCCGAGGAGTTGCTGCTAACCCAGCCCGCCATCTCGGATCAGGTGCGCAAGCTGGAAGAAGAATATGACGTGCTGCTGTTCAACCGGATGCGCAAGCAGGTAACACTGACCAGCGCCGGCGAGTCGCTGCTGCAGATCACCCGGCGGCTCTTTGATTGCGAACAGCAGGCGCTGGACCTGCTGTCAGAAAGCCGGGCGCTGCAATCGGGGCATCTGCGGGTCATCGCCGACAGTGCCCATCACCTGCTGCATATCCTCGCCCAGTTCCGCAAACGCTATCCCGGCGTGCGCATCTCGGTCCATGCGGGGAATACCCAGACCGTCGTCAGCAGCCTTTACAATTACGAGGCCGATCTGGGCATTCTCGGCGAGATGCCGACGCTGAAAAGCTTTGACTGCCAGCTGCTCAGTTCCTCGCCCATCATCGGCTTCGTGGCGCGCGGGCACCCCTTGGCCGAGGTCGGGCAATTGCGGCTGGACCAGCTGCCGGGCCATCCGCTGGTCCTGCGCGAGCGCGGGTCAAAGACCCGCACCAAGCTGGAGGTGGCGGCGCAGGCCTGCGGGGTCGAGCTTCAGCCCACCGTCGAGGCCGAGGGCCGCGAGGCCGTGCGCGAGATCGTCGCCTCGGGCGTCGGCATCGGCTTCGTGTCGCTGGCCGAGTTCAGCGAGGACAAGCGCCTGGTCCCGATCACGCTCACGCCCGAGGAAGACCTGATCATGGACGAGGCGCTGATCTGCCTGCAGGAGCGGCGCAATTCCAAGCTGGTCCATGCATTCTTCGACATCGCGCGGCGGTCGATCTGA
- the istB gene encoding IS21-like element helper ATPase IstB, with amino-acid sequence MTGAPQILLAHHLKTLKLPTFLREHEKLARQCAAEGLDHVQFLARLVELELIDREGRMIERRIKVAKFPAKKSLDSFDFKAIPKLNKMQVLDLARCEWIERRENVIALGPSGTGKTHVALGLGLAACQKGMSVSFTTAAALVNELMEARDERRLLRLQKQLASVKLLIIDELGFVPLSKTGAELLFEMISQRYERGATLITSNLPFDEWTETFGTERLTGALLDRLTHHVNILEMNGESYRLAQSRARNAGQTP; translated from the coding sequence ATGACCGGTGCGCCGCAGATCCTGCTTGCTCATCACCTGAAGACGCTGAAGCTCCCGACCTTCTTGCGGGAGCACGAGAAGCTGGCGCGCCAATGTGCAGCCGAGGGCCTGGACCACGTCCAGTTCCTCGCCCGACTGGTCGAACTGGAACTGATCGACCGCGAGGGACGGATGATCGAACGCCGGATCAAGGTTGCAAAGTTCCCCGCCAAGAAGAGCCTGGACAGCTTCGACTTCAAGGCGATCCCGAAGCTCAACAAGATGCAGGTGCTGGACCTTGCCCGTTGCGAATGGATCGAGCGGCGCGAAAACGTCATTGCGCTCGGACCGAGTGGCACGGGCAAGACGCATGTTGCTCTGGGGCTGGGACTGGCCGCTTGTCAGAAAGGAATGTCGGTCAGCTTCACTACGGCCGCGGCACTGGTCAACGAGTTGATGGAAGCCCGCGACGAGCGCCGCCTCCTGCGGCTCCAGAAGCAGCTGGCTTCGGTCAAACTGCTCATCATCGATGAACTGGGCTTCGTGCCTCTGTCAAAGACCGGCGCCGAGCTACTCTTCGAGATGATCTCGCAACGCTACGAGCGCGGCGCCACGCTCATCACCAGCAACCTGCCGTTCGACGAATGGACCGAGACCTTCGGAACAGAGCGGCTGACCGGCGCTCTGCTCGACCGCCTGACCCACCACGTCAACATCCTCGAGATGAATGGCGAGAGCTACAGGCTCGCGCAAAGTCGGGCCCGAAACGCCGGCCAGACCCCATAG
- the istA gene encoding IS21 family transposase — MDLYRKVRLACSEGMSQREAARQFGVSRDSVRKMLAFSVPPGYRRTAPVKRPKLDGFTEIIDGWLEGDREVHRKQRHTAKRVFERLRDEHGFTDGYTIIKDYMRERERRGREIFVPLAHPPGHAQADFGEAVVVIGGVEQKAHFFVMDLPHSDACFVRAYPAATAEAWVDGHVHAFAFFGRVPVSVLYDNDRCLVAKILADGTRQRATLFSGFLSHYLFRDRYGRPGKGNDKGNAEGLVGYSRRNFMVPVPRFVSWASFNAYLEEQCRKRQADVLRGQSETIGERLVRDLVVMSDLPPAPFDACDQATGRVSSQALVRYKTNDYSVPVAYGHRDVWIRGYVDEVVIGCGGELIARHPRCYDREDMVFDPVHYLPLIERKINALDQAAPLAEWNLPPEFATLRRLMEARMIKAGRREYVQVLRLLETFDIDDLHAAVKKALQLGAVGFDAVKHLALCHVEKRPPKLDLDVYPYLPRANVGTTSAASYMSLLSGDAA; from the coding sequence GTGGATTTGTATCGGAAGGTTCGCCTGGCTTGTTCAGAAGGCATGAGCCAGCGCGAGGCTGCGCGTCAGTTTGGGGTTTCCCGCGACAGCGTTCGGAAGATGTTGGCGTTCTCGGTTCCGCCTGGATACCGGCGGACGGCGCCGGTGAAGCGGCCGAAGCTGGATGGGTTCACCGAGATCATCGATGGCTGGCTGGAGGGGGATCGCGAGGTCCATCGAAAGCAACGGCACACGGCGAAGCGGGTATTCGAGCGGCTTCGCGATGAGCATGGCTTCACCGACGGCTATACGATCATCAAGGACTATATGCGGGAGCGCGAGCGGCGCGGCCGAGAGATTTTCGTGCCGCTAGCCCATCCGCCAGGACATGCCCAGGCCGACTTCGGCGAGGCTGTGGTCGTCATCGGCGGCGTCGAGCAGAAGGCGCACTTCTTCGTTATGGACTTGCCGCACAGTGATGCCTGCTTCGTGCGCGCCTATCCCGCGGCGACAGCGGAAGCCTGGGTAGACGGCCACGTCCACGCCTTCGCCTTCTTCGGCAGGGTGCCGGTATCGGTCCTCTACGACAACGATCGCTGTCTTGTTGCGAAGATCCTGGCGGACGGCACACGTCAGCGGGCCACGCTCTTCAGCGGGTTCCTGTCCCACTACCTGTTCCGAGACCGCTATGGCCGCCCCGGCAAGGGGAACGACAAGGGCAACGCGGAAGGATTGGTCGGCTATTCCCGCCGCAACTTCATGGTCCCGGTCCCGCGGTTTGTGAGTTGGGCTTCGTTCAACGCCTATCTGGAGGAGCAGTGTCGCAAACGTCAGGCGGATGTTCTGCGCGGCCAGTCCGAGACCATCGGGGAACGCCTCGTGCGAGATCTGGTCGTGATGTCTGATCTGCCACCCGCGCCGTTCGATGCCTGCGACCAAGCCACCGGGCGAGTCAGTTCCCAAGCGCTGGTGCGCTACAAGACCAACGATTACTCGGTGCCGGTCGCCTACGGCCACCGCGATGTCTGGATCAGGGGCTATGTCGACGAGGTTGTGATCGGCTGCGGTGGCGAGCTCATCGCACGCCACCCCCGCTGCTATGACCGCGAGGACATGGTGTTCGATCCGGTGCATTACCTCCCGCTCATCGAGAGGAAGATCAATGCTTTGGATCAGGCCGCGCCTCTTGCCGAATGGAACCTGCCGCCGGAGTTCGCAACCCTGCGCCGCCTGATGGAGGCGCGGATGATCAAGGCGGGACGCCGGGAATATGTGCAGGTTTTGCGCCTGCTGGAAACCTTCGACATCGATGATCTCCACGCGGCCGTGAAGAAGGCCCTGCAATTGGGCGCTGTCGGCTTCGATGCCGTGAAGCACCTCGCTCTCTGCCATGTTGAGAAACGGCCGCCGAAGCTGGACCTCGATGTCTATCCCTACCTGCCGCGGGCCAACGTGGGGACCACCTCGGCGGCAAGCTACATGTCTCTGCTGTCGGGAGACGCGGCATGA
- a CDS encoding phytoene desaturase family protein: protein MDDFYAARSGLIPPLPWSTFSPPFSDPASSDPSREAIFFQRLEVLSGFDAARQLWESPQMQAANISGGRWGGVQGSDPGSGSQAWSMLTHMNGRPMPKGGSGMVSTSLGRFIEAHQGTVLTNMPVVALMIEDGRCTGVECADGSRFRGRKGVVSTIHVKHLMQMAPSDLWGQAFTDSVEVWQPEMAMFAFHFALKGSPEYPLAGGGSVTGAEASIMERPESIFKLNEDNARGELTLEDYPLQIVHAAGYDRSRAPDGFSLLKIEGGMPYALKEGPEHWDAIKDEVADQVLDRYLRYTPNLTRENVLARVIMSPIDIERMNPAMWRGSVHHLDKRWGNFAPYRMPIPGLYQTGACTAPGGSVTGQPGRNAAIAILEDDGKTLAEVVGRG from the coding sequence GTGGACGACTTTTACGCCGCCCGCAGCGGGCTCATCCCGCCGCTACCGTGGTCGACTTTCTCACCGCCGTTCTCAGACCCGGCCAGCTCCGATCCCTCGCGCGAGGCGATCTTCTTCCAGCGGCTCGAGGTGCTGTCGGGCTTCGATGCCGCGCGGCAATTGTGGGAAAGCCCGCAGATGCAGGCGGCGAACATCTCGGGCGGGCGCTGGGGCGGGGTGCAGGGCAGCGACCCGGGCAGCGGGTCGCAGGCCTGGTCGATGCTGACCCATATGAACGGGAGGCCGATGCCCAAGGGCGGTTCTGGCATGGTCAGCACCTCGCTTGGCCGCTTCATCGAGGCGCATCAGGGCACGGTCCTGACCAATATGCCGGTGGTGGCGCTGATGATCGAGGACGGCCGCTGCACCGGCGTCGAATGCGCCGATGGCAGCCGCTTCCGGGGCCGCAAGGGCGTGGTCTCGACCATACATGTCAAGCATCTGATGCAGATGGCGCCCTCGGATCTTTGGGGGCAGGCCTTCACCGACAGCGTCGAGGTCTGGCAACCCGAAATGGCCATGTTCGCCTTCCATTTCGCGCTGAAGGGATCGCCCGAATATCCGCTGGCCGGGGGTGGTTCGGTCACCGGGGCCGAGGCCTCGATCATGGAGCGTCCGGAAAGCATCTTCAAACTGAACGAGGACAATGCCCGGGGCGAGCTGACGCTGGAAGATTATCCGCTGCAGATCGTCCATGCCGCCGGCTATGACCGCAGTCGCGCGCCCGACGGCTTTTCGCTGCTGAAGATCGAGGGCGGGATGCCCTATGCGCTGAAGGAAGGCCCCGAGCATTGGGACGCGATCAAGGACGAGGTCGCCGATCAGGTGCTGGACCGCTACCTGCGCTATACCCCGAACCTCACGCGCGAGAATGTGCTGGCGCGGGTGATCATGAGCCCGATCGACATCGAGCGGATGAACCCCGCCATGTGGCGCGGCAGCGTGCATCATCTGGACAAGCGCTGGGGCAATTTCGCGCCCTACCGGATGCCGATCCCGGGGCTTTACCAGACCGGGGCCTGCACCGCGCCGGGCGGGTCGGTCACCGGCCAGCCCGGCCGCAACGCCGCCATCGCCATTCTGGAAGATGACGGCAAGACGTTGGCCGAGGTGGTCGGAAGGGGTTGA